TACATCCTTCTCAGGTCTTTTCTCACTCTCTCACTTGTATAGGATCCACTCGATCTGTTCAAATTTCACCCTAGATCTTCAAATAACGCTtcatcctaattttttttaatggtttttggggTTCTGTGTTTCAATTTTTTGCGAATTACTTTCGATTATGTAACTAAATATCGATCTACACTCGCACGAGGTTTTTTATCCGAAATTtggtgaagttttttttttccaagctTTGTATCGTTGTCAATTTTGCATTTGTTTTGGTTCATTGATTCGTAATCATGTaaattcaattgatatttgTAGTTTGAATGGTATTGATTTATGTAGATTGTATTGAATCTTATGTGTatgatttgttgatttttaattgtttttgtcatatgtttatgttgatgacattgatTTATGTAGATTGTATTGAATCTTATGTCTGTGATTTGTTTAACCTTAATTGTCTTTGATCTAGGATGAGTCTTCTTTTCACTACATTGGAAGTAGcaaattgaaataaattttagtttagTTTTGTTTAAATCGTTTTGGTTGCTTTCATTTAGAAATTGTTTCTTCAAACTAACTATTTAAATTATGATTATGTTGATAGCAGAGATATGCCTTATCATAAGATTGAAATGGGTTATCAAAACATGATGTTGATGGTCGAAGATATTAATTCACATAATTGTATTGAATCTTATGTCTAGGATAAATCTTCCTTTCATAACCGTTACGAGATATTTTAGATTAGTTTAGTTTTGTGTAATATGATTTTTGTTACTTTCACTTTGAAAGGGTTGCTTGAGAATTTGAAACTAACTGTTTGAATTATGTATATGTTGATAGCAGAAATATGCCTTCACAGAAGGTTGAAACGGGTCATCAAGACACGGTCCATGATGTTGCAATGGATTACTATGGAAAGAGGCTGGCAACAGCTTCTTCGGATCACACAATTAAGATAATCGGTGTGAGCAATTCAGCCTCTCAGCATCTAGCAACTTTGACTGGTCACCAAGGACCTGTTTGGGAGGTCTCGTGGGCTCACCCTAAGTTTGGTTCCCTGCTTGCTTCGTGTTCCTATGATGGGCGTGTCATTCTTTGGAAGGAGGGTAACCAAAATGAATGGGTCCAAGCTCATGTTTTTGATGACCATAAGTCATCTGTGAATTCAGTTGCTTGGGCACCTCACGAATTGGGTCTCTGCTTGGCTTGTGGTTCGTCTGATGGGAATATATCTATATTCACTGCAAGAGCAGATGGTGGATGGGACACCTCAAGGATTGATCAGGCTCACCCAGTAGGTGTCACTTCTGTGTCTTGGGCTCCTGCAATGGCACCGGGGGCTCTTGTTGGTTCAGGGTTACTTGATCCGGTGCAGAAGCTTTGCTCTGGTGGTTGTGATAATACTGTTAAGGTGTGGAAGCTGAGCAACGGACAGTGGAAGATGGATTGCTTTCCTGCACTTCAGATGCATAATGATTGGGTTCGTGATGTTGCTTGGGCACCTAATTTGGGACTTCCGAAATCAACCATCGCTAGTGCATCGCAGGATGGTAAAGCGATCATATGGACTGTAGGCAAAGAAGGGGATCATTGGGAAGGCAAGGTTTTGAATGATTTCAAGACCCCTGTTTGGAGGGTGTCATGGTCATTGACAGGAAATATACTGGCTGTTGCTGATGGAAACAACAATGTGACATTATGGAAAGAAGCAGTAGATGGGGAATGGCAACAGGTGACAACAGTGGAGCCATAGAATCTGATTGTTCAGGTTGTGTGTGTTAATTTTGAAACTATggttaaagtttttattttgatatataattGACATCTTGTTTCTTTGCGCGTATTACACAGTTGATTAGTTGTACTTCGTATAATGCATTAGTTCCTTGAGTTTGAATTTTGTGATCCATTGAACATTCTCTGTTTGCAAGAATGAAATTGAATAGTTTTAGCCGTTCTTCTTTCATAGATTAAGAAGGCTGTTTTATTAGTATATAATGCGACTTTTCTTTGGAATTTTGAATCTCTATCTATACTGGGAGTTGCATAAATTTATGGTgctgatatttaatttttgaagtgCGTGATTAGTCACCAAATTGGTTTCACATTGTACCCTTCAATTTCATAAACTATACTGATTTCAACCACTATCAATTTCATATTTCTGTATATTGGAGAAAACCCTactattttcttttcaataaatGAAGGGTACAATGTGTTGTTTCTTGGATGTccattcaattaaattttatctaGGAGTCCActttaattgatattatttttggcaTGACTATAGATCTATTTTGGTATATGGTTCATAAGCTCACAACTCGCAAGGTTCACTTCCATGGGTTTAAAGAATTCTAACTTGCTTGTTTACTATCTTGTGTTGTATCCTTAATGCTTTTGCTGCTATATAACAAAAGTGTTGTATCCTTAATGCTGGTGCTGCCATATTGAATGCAGTTTTATTTGCAAAATTTATTACATCAGAGTTGCATGTCATTGTTACTTCCAGTACTGTATTCTTTGAGAATCAGTCTCTTACAATTATGTTGGGGCAATTTTGTATTAAAAGCTGATGGCCGTGCTCATTCAGCAATGCTGATTTCAAGAAATATTTCCACTGTCAAGCTAGTTCCTCGACAATATGTACACTTAAATCCGAAGAGAATGTTTCGTCATTCTAATAAATTCAATGTTTTGGATTGTAATCAAGATAAAAAATTGGATGTTCTAGATCGTCCTTTAGTCTACGCATAATCGAAATTAGAAAGAGATTAGGGTTATTGCTTATGAGACTTAGAAGAACAAGCAGAAGTTAGAGagaatattcaaattaattgtGTTTTTGAACTTTGATGATAACTTTTGAGTATGAATAGTATCCACATCAGAGCCACACTAATAAATCCCCTATATCTAAGTATCCAACCTAccaaccaaaatcaaattaaaactcCTTTGTGGCTAAGAGCAAAATTGAAACAATGCATTTTAAGATTTAACCATTCCCACAgtaaatttaatttcttctaaCCAATCATCCTCCAATCCAATTTGTTATTGAAAATCTTTTCTTTCCAACATTTTCAAAGAACCTAAATGTACGCAAGCCAAATAACATTGAATCCCACAAACTCGCACCTTACTTCTTCCCACTAGACCTTCAAAATAGTAAAAGtttaagggtcttgctaatgAGTGTCCCCGAGGTACTCTTTAATGATTCAAATTAAAGAAACCATTCATTTATAAAGTTAAACATCttaattttcaatgcgttgactttacaactttttataaaattttcataaaaacttaCTATTCATATATGTTCCTGGTGATGCAAATATCAAAGTTCGAATTCAAAaattttcacttattcattttaagggCGTGAATTTTGACCACTAAGCTACTTACCTATATGTTCATATTTCCAAAGATACCaactattctttttttttttggtttacaatcagctggggatcgaaccgaGGACCTAttacatactacccaaacctcTCACTACTAaatcaaacctagtggcttagaTACCAACTATTCTTTACAAAAGGCATATAAATAaaagtgagtttttttttttttggagaaaaaataaAGGTGAGTTGATGATGCTTGATACCTAAACTTTCcaaaacaaatttcaaagttAAAACTAATTTTATCACCTAAGATACCCTAAATTTCTGAGTATAACAGCTCCTAATAAATAACTATGCTGAAAATGGCATAATAGCATGTTAAATTCAACATCAAtttgtcacaattttttttgtcacaatTTAGGAATAGGATGTTATATTGTATTTCCCCCTTGATTAAATCTGATTATAGCACCTGCAGAGCAACTGCAAGCTACAAATAATATACAAAAACAAGGACAATTCGGAACTTTGAGCAGTGTCACATTTAGCTACGTATTCAATCGGATCTACTGCACAACCATGTAAGACAAGATCGGAGAACTTAGAGACCTACAGTCAGTACTAGTAATTTACTCTACTTTTCACCATTCTACTTTTCACCATTGGTAGCCCAATCTGATGCATCCCATACTATCGTCGCACACAGAGTCATAGGTTTCGAGGGGAAATCTCCTCCCATGGATTCTGTCCGCGTAACTTCTCAAATAGGAATACATAAAATCTGCACAACGGAAAACAGGAAATGATTTGTAATATTAAAATGTAGTATGTAACATGATTGACTAGGAAAAACAAAATCCATGATAATTTGATTATATATTTCCATAAGAAAGATTTGAAAAATCGAAGCCGAGAGCAAGAAAGAAACATTTGACAGAGGGCTTAGTTTCCTGCTAATATTATATTACTAATTGTGATCTACTAGCAAAGTAGTAACCTTACATGATTCCAACATTACAATGTGACTGAACTAGCTTCAATATAGGAAGATTATAGAAGAGTGACTTTTGGTTTCGTAGTTGTTCTAACAGCAAAGCTTATTATAACTTTATAAGCAATTACACTTGATAATTCGAAACAAAAGGTTTCTCTTTCAAGGTTATCTACAATACATTATTGCAACTAAGTTGCATCtacatatataaattgaatAAGAAAAGTCTAAGAAAAATGTTAGTGACTTAGTGTAATCAATCTGAAAGCATAATGTAATTGCATAATCCATAATGAAAAGCAGTTCACCTCGAGTAAAGAAAAACCGGTCCTGTTCACAGgtaaatatacaaaaaataaaaataaaaacaaaaactgaaTGCCAATCGATTTTTATCAAATAAGCTTAGTAGTATAACATGCAGAAAAAGAAGCAATGAACTCAGGGAAAAACtagtaaatattaaaatatgacaGTAAAGCAAAACCATATAATTCCATCATATCTTTGCATTTTTTTGCATTCAAGTTTAAACTGGAGTACATAGTAATGATAAACTGACAAAGGACAACTTTCAGCAAGTAATCTGACTGCATTGCAAAAACTAAACCTGAAAAATTGTGTTCAACAAATTGAATGCACATTTACCTTTAATCAACATGTGATTTCAACCTTTGCTGAGGGTGAGTTTTGAAGCAAAAAGTACAATGTTCCATTAGGTATGGATAAAGGTAAAGGCGTGTACATGTCGGTTTTTAGTTTAAGTAACTTCAAGTTACACAAGGAACGGAACTCAAACTCCAATAATTCAGGAAGCCACGAGAGAACCTAATCAATGAGGGATGATTGAGAATCAGGATGGATTTAATGcaagttttttttgacaacaattATAACTAAAACAAGAAAGGAAGCAAAAGAACTAAACATGTCATAAAGTACCTTAAGAGTAGAAGAAGTGATTATCAATGATTTGATATTCGCAAGCTCAACCAGCCAGCTGAGTAGCGCCAGTGAAACCTCTGTACAATTCGCAAAACTCTTTACATTAATATTTACATGTTTGACAGAAGATAGATTGTTGTTGCTCCCACAGAGAGCAGGAACACCCCCGGTACAAACAAAGTCAAAGGTGCAAAGAATTGGAGTAGATAACTCAACTTTGCAATAGTCATAGGGACCTGTTTCAATAGTTAAATTGACAAGTGTGGCACTTGATATGCAGAGGTTATGTGCATTTGCATCACGAACTTTACAACGCCGAATGATCAAACTATTTAAACTGCTTAATGTGGAAAAAGGATCAACACGACCATCATCGCCAACACAAAAGGTAAATGAATTTAGAGATAGGCTGGTTAATGCTGGCAAATCAAGAGAATTAGGAAATAATAATTGCTCATCCGTTGTAGGGTGACCAACATAAAGGTCAAGAGAGGTTAGTGTGTGACATGAAAAGACACCAGTTGGAAAGTGGTGAAAATGACAATTGATATGGATTCGTAATCGCTGGACATTGTGTGAAACAGCGTATTTAACAATCCTTTTAAGTAGGCGAGACTCCATAATACCATGATGCTGAAAATCGAGAGAATGCAGTGATGTTGACGCTTGGCGAAGAGACAAAATACGAGAcacaaattttgtaaaattcttgTAATTGCTAAAGCGTGAGGAATTTAATGTTAGAGAGTGAAGATGCTTCCAGATATTCTTCCATCTTTTGGACAGTATGCAAGTTTGAACTGCACGTTTGGTGTCCTCCACAAAGGAGAGTATGTGAAGTAAAACGAAATCTGGTATATTACTCAGTCGATCTTCTATTACATCATGGTCgttatatttttgtctttttggcTTCATTGTCTCAGAACCTGTGTGTGGGTGTGTGTGTTAGAAGCAGCAATTCAGCAGCGGCAAATTTTGAAAACCAAAAGCAAAATTGTTTTTGAGTGACTAAAGTGGGAAAGGAGAATTACCTCGATGGTGGTTAGATTCGCCTTCGGAATAGCTGAAAAATTCGAGATCTGATGCTCTGCTGCTGGTAGAACCGTAGaactgaagaagaagaagaagaagaagaaggaggaaGAGGGTTTTTAGGGAAATGGGAAATGGATAGGACTGAGATTGTCTACTGTACAGCTTTCATGCAGTTTAAGGCATTATACAATCTCAGTCTTAGAAACATAATTCAAAGGCTCTGATTAATTCAGTTTAAGGTACAAGTCAAATTTTATATGAAGaaagtagattttttttttttagtacattGATGAGAAATTATTGAAAACTTACGCATATAGGGtgtatttgatgttttaaaaataaggAATTAGACATGACAATTTTCGTTGtactatgtttgattttaaaattgttcctcGTACGGGATAAATTGGGGCCCAGAGACAAAGataaaaactgaaattcttgtcTCCATAgaaccacatgacaactttttgtccttgGCACAAACTGTCTAAAAtgcaaaaaataacattttgtccgCCAAACATAGTACAAATACAAAGTctattcaataccttaaacgtttgtcctgtgatgttctgtcttgtactatTGTCTAtctagtatttatattttgcatatCAAACAGACTCATAAAGTACAAGAATATGGTTTAAATTTTGGTCATGACGTTCGACCTATCTATTTTGGCATTTCTGCCAGTTAAGATTTGTGGACGAAGAAAGtagaatttttttcttcacGAGAAGAGATCTCGATAATTCAGAATTCGGTCGCAAAGTAGATAAAACCTCACCAAGAATTCTtccaagaaagaaaaataaagtagGATTTGTGGCCGAAGAAAGTagattgtttattttatttttttatttttaacaacaaaGTACGGTAAAATTTTAACTAATGAATAAATTGTTTTGGAAGACGGTATTAAAAGGAAAGTTAAGGGGCAATAACGGTACATAGGTTTACCTAGTATGTTAGAGCCAGAGATaaacaaataggaaaagagaaagacgtcTCGGGTTTCAATAAAATATCATTGCAttagcttaacattacaattgCATTACTTGAGAATATGTTTATATAAAACCTAATGGGGACTCTAGACTAACATGCCCAATaacatatcatattattttattatctaacacctactctcaaactcatgatgcatcaacaagaagcattatgagtttgtcaaacaaaatacgaaaaataTCTATCAAATAAAATACTTCTAAcactacccctcaagctaaagtttactaagctttaagcttgttacaaattaacccaaaaataaatggcttaattagtaagatggtcccttaaagacatttttggtttcacattggtcccttaaagaaaaaaaggaccgaataggtcccttaaagaaaaaaaagtccgaataggtcccttaaagacatctccgttaatcagtttggtcctcgaaaaaatggatggaaaggaccaaactgattaacggaaatgtctttaagggacctattcgaaattttttttctttaagggacctattcagacctttttaactttaagggaccaatgtgaaaccaaaaatatctttaagggactattttactaattaagccaaaataaatcaaactaaTTAAGATCACAACCAACAGAGAGCATCAATTTACGGTCAACGGAGAAATCATTAAAGAGAAGAGTAGCAACCAAAGAGAGTAACTGAACCAAACATCCAaagagagaagtgcaatcaaacagaagaatcaatagggagaagtgcaatgcaattaatagggagaagtgcaacagagagaagtgcaatgcaatcagaagagaatgTGCAACAAAGAGAAGTACAATAGGGAGacgtgcaatgcaatcagaagagaagtgcaataggaagaaatgcaatgcaatgcaatagaagagaagtgcaatagggagaagtgcaatgcaatagAAGAAAAGTGCAATAGttagaagtgcaatgcaatcggAAGAGAaatgcaatagggagaagtgcaatacaatcagcagagaagtgcaatagggagaagtacAATGCATGGAACCAATAGTAACAATCAGCCGATGAACCAAAGAAATTACTTTAAAAGTAtttgctttcttttatttaaatatgcCAAACGTGTAATCTGCGACACAAACCATGGTAGAACTTCACCAAATCTCCAAGTGCTTGGACGCAATGCTTTGATACAAAATTCACAAACTTCAAAAATTGACCAACCAATCTAGTATTCCCATCCATTCAAATGTTCCTCTTTTATCTACTTCACCCCAATAAATCAAATTCACCGAATCAAAATATTAAGAACAAACGTACCTCCATAAATCACCgtaataagaaaaacaaacatgTTTCCCAATCTTTTGGGAATTCGACAGCGGAAGCCAACAGTTGTTCAAGGCGGATCAAaacaagctctgataccatgttagaatcagagatacacaaataggaaaagagaaagacagctagagtttcaatagaatatcattgcattagcttaacattacaattgTATTACTTGagaatatgtatatataaaacctaatggagACTTTAGACTAACATGCCCAAtaacataatttattattttattatctaacatatAGTAAACACTAAACATAAAGCAATGTCAACAAAAGTCTTGAGTTCAATTCCTTAAAGATAAAGCAATGTCAACAAAAAGGTTTTGAGTTCAATCTGAACTTTTTGGTTCCCTCAGAAAAAACCCTactattttgtttaaatatatgAAGGGTACAATGTGTTGTTTCTTGTATGCAACAGCACTTTGTTGCACATTTCTTTGGATGCTTTACATTATTAATCACAACGGGAGAGAAGTCTACACATCTACCTCGGATATAGACCTTCCTATACTCCTTGCTCAGTTCACTATCACAGTCTTCAGGAATGTTCATCGGGAATTCCTTGACCAGCTTCTCATAGCAGTCTCCCAACCCCCACACAAGAGTTCGACTGTAAGACAAGATCGGAGGACTGTTGTTCATAATTAAGCTGGTCAAGGAATTGACTGTAAGACAAGATCAGAGGACTTAGAGACCTACAGTCAATACTACTATACTAGTAATTTACTCTGTACTTTCCACCATTGATCTGATGCATCCCATACTATCGTTGCACACAGAATCATAGGTTTTGAGGGGAAATCTCCTCCCATATGGATTCTGTCCGCGCAACTTCTCTAATAGGGATGTTATCTACATAAAATCTGCACAAAGGAAAACAGGAATacaatattatgaaaaaatgtaaatggGTTAGTAATATTAAAATGTAGTATGTAACATGATTGACTAGGAAAAACAAAATCCataataatttgattatatatTTCCAAAAGAAAGATTTGAATAATCGAAGACGAGAGCaagaaagaaaattttgtgaTCTCCTAGCAAAGTAGTAACCTTACATGATTCCAACATTACAATGTGACTGAACTAGCTACAATGTAGGAAGATTATAGAAGAGTAACTTTTGGTTTCGTAGTTGTTCTAATAGAAAAGCTTATTATAAGCAATTACACttgataatttgaaacaaaaggtTTCTCTTTCAAGGTTATCTACAATTAATACATTCATTCTTGGAACTAAGTTGCATTTTCATACATAAATTGAATAAGAAAAACCCTTAGTGTAATCAATCTGAAAGCATAATAATGTTACCGCATCATCCCAACAAAGGCTAAAATCCATAACGAAAAGCAGTTCACCTCACGAGTAAAGAAAAACCGGTCCTGTTCAGAGGTACatacaaagataaaaaaaaaaaaaatgaatgccAATCGATGTTTATCATTAAATAAGCTTATGAACTAATTAACTGCATTACAAGGATAAATTAGtagtaaatataaaaacatgACAGTAAAACAAAACCATATAATTCCAACACAATTTTCTTGCATTCATTTTCAAACTGGGGCACATAATAGTGACAGGATGACAAAGGACAACTTTCAGTAACTAATCTGTTGCATTGCAAAAACCGTACCTGAAAATTAAGTTCAACAAATTGAATGCACAACACATTTAGCTTAATCAATGTATGATTTCAACCTTTGCTGAGGGTGAGTTTTGACGCAAAAAGTACAATGCTCCATTAGGTATGGATAAAGGTAAAGGCATGTACATGCCGATTTTTAGTTTAAGTATCTTCAAGTTGCACAAGGAACGGAACTCAACCTTCAATAAATCAAGAAGCCAGGAGAGAACCTAATCAATGAGGGATGATTGAGAATTAGGATCAATTTAATGCAAGTCATAGTTTTTCACAACAATTATAACTAAAACATGAAAGGAAGCATACAAAGAATTGGAGTAGATAACTCAACTTTGCAATAGTCATAGGGATCTGTTTCAATAGTTAAATATGCAGAGGTTATTTGCAAGTGCATCACGAACCTTAAACTGTTTAATGTGGAAAAAGGATCAACACGACCATCATCGCCAACACAAAAGGTAAATGAATTTAGAGATAGGCTGGTTAACGCTGGCAAATCAATAGAATTAGGAAATAAATAATCGCTTATAAATTGTAGGGTGACCAACATAAAGGTCAAGAGAGGTTAGAGTGCGACATGAAAAGAGACTAGTTAGAAAGTGGTGAAAATGACAATAGATATTCATTCGTAATCGCTAGACATTGTGTCAAATAGCATATTTAACAATCCTTTCGAGTAGGCGAGGCTCCACAATACAACCGCCGCGCTCAAGACAAAACTATACCGAAGAGAAATAGGGctaacatatttttatattcgaaaataaaatgagtatttttgtattttttatagttgtattgtTGTCCTGTAGTTTGGTGGAGGAAAAAatattcttgtttttgtcttgTCCCTTGCTATCTAATTTGTTCAGTCTCATAATCAGTTTCGAGTCAAACAGGGTAAaacaaaagttgtccagttcagtcccctattttttagcagatcaaacacaccctatatatgttatttattattttcatataattttttattttttgaatgaacATTCAAAATGATCCCaaaaaatgtacaaaaaaaaaaaaaatcccaaaaataactttagacccaaattatttatttatttatttattttttacagtaTTTGGACCCAAATTGTTCTTCACAATAAAAAATACCTATTTTAGCCTTACAAAAAAACCGGGGACATTATTTAAGTCCTTAAGTGAACCATTATTTTGAGAACGAGGAAGAGACAAGAGAGATTTGTTGTGAGTTATTCTCTTATCTTCGATCAAATTTAtctatttgagtatgagttaaatTGTTATCTCTAATGATAATTTTGCACTCcttatttttgaaagaaaaaaaatcattactactggtatttttttttttggtataatctTTACTACCACTatatatcattttatatttttggctatattatttatttattacaagCATGACCTTTTGATTAAACCTCGAAGGTAATATCAATATGTTATACTTCTAATTCGTaataattaaatagtttttttgttcTCATctgcttaactcagttggtaggaacattaaattttatatgCAGGGATCGGAGTTCCAATTGCGAACCCCCTACTTATACACTTTAAAAAGGTAATATTTATAGCCGCTAAATTATtggacaaaaataataataaagttttctCAGTGTTAATAATAATTACGACAACGAAGGtgattaaataacataaaattatttaagcACTAATTTGGTCCAGTGAAAAAAGATTTAGATAATATGCTAGAACTCATATGTTAGATTCTCAGCTCTGttgcaccaaaaaaaaatataataataagatCAAAATATTTCACACACAAATATTCCAACTATAATAActtttaaatttgatatttgataataGATTGAAATTGTTACAAGATTATTCTTAAGCAAAATTAGAGCTGATATAACACATTCTTGTTCTTGTAATAACCATTACATTGTGAAATAATCACAATAATTAATTATTCCTTCCATAACAACTTTAGTTTTTAGTAGGTACACCAGGAAACAAAGGAATTCCACCAAAACCAGGGATACCAAAATTTGGCAATCCGGGTATGTTAAAACAATCGGTACTTTCACTTTCAACACATCTTGCATCTGTCGATTTTTTGCTATCTTTGAGATTACCATTGTCATTTTTCTCCATCACAACATTTGCTGAAAAAACAtgaaacatgaaaaaaattaaatattgttctttgccacatatttttttaatagaaatttaaTTATGAAAAGTGAATAGAGGCAATCATGCCAATAATAATAAGAGTTTAATATGCTTTTTtccttttgaattttttaccAGTTTTAGTTCATACATTTTATAATAACGGGTGATTTTAGTAATTCAGAgactaaaaacacacgcttttaTAAAAGGTAAGactaaaaattgataaaaaaaatattctagggactaaaaaaattttaaaaaaattattgggaCTAAAATTACCTTTTGGTCCACCAGGCAACAAAGGGGTTCCACCAAAGCCAGGTAACAAAGGAATTCCACCAAAACCAGGCATTCCACCAATACCACCAAAACCAGGGATCATAAAACAATCAGTACTTTCAGTTTGAGCACATCGACTGTCAACCACCTTAGCTGAAGAAACAATAACCatgaacaaattaaataatgttAGTCATCACATTTTCcttgaaaataaaaagttattatGAATACATAAACTAACAtgccaataataataataataatgatatagtgtgataaaataattatgttattttgatcaatgattgagtttattttatagaactaaaatcaaaatgtaTACTCACTCTTTGTGGTGTCAGGCAAGGGCCTAGCTTCT
This portion of the Trifolium pratense cultivar HEN17-A07 linkage group LG3, ARS_RC_1.1, whole genome shotgun sequence genome encodes:
- the LOC123917872 gene encoding elastin-like, whose protein sequence is MASKVALLNLGLLAIMVFISSKGEARPLPDTTKTKVVDSRCAQTESTDCFMIPGFGGIGGMPGFGGIPLLPGFGGTPLLPGGPKANVVMEKNDNGNLKDSKKSTDARCVESESTDCFNIPGLPNFGIPGFGGIPLFPGVPTKN
- the LOC123915660 gene encoding putative F-box/FBD/LRR-repeat protein At1g78760 encodes the protein MKPKRQKYNDHDVIEDRLSNIPDFVLLHILSFVEDTKRAVQTCILSKRWKNIWKHLHSLTLNSSRFSNYKNFTKFVSRILSLRQASTSLHSLDFQHHGIMESRLLKRIVKYAVSHNVQRLRIHINCHFHHFPTGVFSCHTLTSLDLYVGHPTTDEQLLFPNSLDLPALTSLSLNSFTFCVGDDGRVDPFSTLSSLNSLIIRRCKVRDANAHNLCISSATLVNLTIETGPYDYCKVELSTPILCTFDFVCTGGVPALCGSNNNLSSVKHVNINVKSFANCTEVSLALLSWLVELANIKSLIITSSTLKVLSWLPELLEFEFRSLCNLKLLKLKTDMYTPLPLSIPNGTLYFLLQNSPSAKVEITC
- the LOC123915659 gene encoding protein transport protein SEC13 homolog B; this encodes MPSQKVETGHQDTVHDVAMDYYGKRLATASSDHTIKIIGVSNSASQHLATLTGHQGPVWEVSWAHPKFGSLLASCSYDGRVILWKEGNQNEWVQAHVFDDHKSSVNSVAWAPHELGLCLACGSSDGNISIFTARADGGWDTSRIDQAHPVGVTSVSWAPAMAPGALVGSGLLDPVQKLCSGGCDNTVKVWKLSNGQWKMDCFPALQMHNDWVRDVAWAPNLGLPKSTIASASQDGKAIIWTVGKEGDHWEGKVLNDFKTPVWRVSWSLTGNILAVADGNNNVTLWKEAVDGEWQQVTTVEP